The Castellaniella sp. genome includes a window with the following:
- a CDS encoding methyl-accepting chemotaxis protein: MHTTPHLSSAASDKSSCQADRIMLPLIWVLFFTTLGLASWHDTWGLAWAVGLPLALIPTVLIFWLPGRRVTRMTVAVVFMLFCALQIHQAMGTVELHFGIFVLLAVLLCYRDWGVILLAAVVVALHHFSFNTLQELGYPTYCFTEPGFGRVVAHASYVVVETIFLCYIAIWMRHDARQAVELSELVSRIYRDGQIRLDVSDMAPRSSAGVSLHQVVQAVAAAVGKVRTHAVTIDRVLAQLRSDNQAVSGGAKHQAQAIAQSVQAVQSLNESLGNDLQRAQAAEQQASQTTLLAREGSRSMEQSVQSMREMVQLSTRISEITTLIDSIAFQTNILALNASVEAARAGEYGRGFAVVASEVRTLAQRSAEAAHQIRQLIQASTQQVAAGTALIERSGATMQQLSGGVEVLSDVLKAFLQANREQADQLLELERAMAQVQEVAETTLGNANQSDGLVRHLGQGASQLNGAVALIGA; the protein is encoded by the coding sequence ATGCATACCACCCCTCATCTGTCTTCTGCCGCGTCCGACAAAAGCTCTTGTCAGGCTGATCGCATCATGCTGCCCTTGATTTGGGTACTGTTTTTCACCACCTTGGGCCTGGCCAGTTGGCACGATACCTGGGGGTTGGCTTGGGCGGTGGGCTTGCCCTTGGCCTTGATCCCGACCGTCCTGATCTTCTGGCTGCCGGGTCGGCGTGTCACTCGCATGACGGTGGCCGTGGTATTTATGTTGTTTTGCGCCCTGCAGATTCATCAAGCCATGGGGACGGTCGAGCTGCACTTCGGGATTTTTGTCCTGCTGGCGGTGTTGCTGTGCTATCGCGACTGGGGGGTGATCTTGTTGGCGGCGGTTGTGGTGGCCTTGCATCACTTCAGCTTCAATACCCTGCAGGAACTGGGCTACCCCACTTACTGCTTTACCGAACCGGGGTTTGGCAGGGTTGTGGCCCATGCCTCCTATGTCGTGGTTGAAACCATATTTCTGTGCTATATCGCCATCTGGATGCGCCATGATGCGCGTCAGGCAGTTGAATTAAGCGAACTGGTCAGCCGGATTTACCGCGATGGGCAGATTCGCCTGGATGTCAGCGATATGGCGCCTCGCAGTTCTGCTGGCGTGTCGTTGCATCAGGTTGTGCAGGCGGTGGCTGCTGCGGTGGGCAAGGTGCGCACGCATGCCGTCACCATCGATCGGGTGCTGGCCCAATTGCGCAGCGACAATCAAGCGGTTAGCGGGGGGGCGAAGCACCAGGCCCAGGCTATTGCGCAGTCGGTGCAGGCGGTGCAGTCCCTGAATGAGTCGCTAGGCAATGATTTGCAACGTGCCCAGGCCGCCGAGCAGCAGGCCAGTCAGACTACCTTGTTGGCTCGAGAAGGCAGCCGCAGCATGGAGCAGTCCGTCCAAAGCATGCGCGAGATGGTGCAGTTGTCTACGCGGATTTCGGAAATCACGACCTTGATCGACAGCATTGCCTTTCAGACCAATATTCTGGCTTTGAATGCGTCCGTCGAAGCTGCCCGGGCGGGTGAGTACGGGCGCGGGTTTGCGGTGGTGGCCAGCGAGGTCCGAACTCTGGCCCAGCGCAGTGCCGAGGCTGCCCATCAGATTCGTCAACTGATTCAGGCGTCCACCCAGCAGGTAGCGGCAGGAACCGCCCTGATCGAGCGCAGCGGTGCCACCATGCAGCAGTTGTCGGGCGGTGTCGAGGTCTTGTCTGATGTATTGAAGGCATTTTTGCAGGCCAATCGTGAGCAGGCGGATCAGTTGCTGGAGCTGGAACGTGCCATGGCGCAGGTGCAGGAGGTCGCCGAGACGACCCTGGGCAATGCCAATCAAAGCGACGGGCTGGTCCGGCATCTGGGACAGGGCGCCAGCCAGCTGAATGGCGCTGTGGCTTTGATTGGGGCGTAG
- a CDS encoding methyl-accepting chemotaxis protein: MLTSSIQSSGKTIGRVDAFLNRLRLWQKFSILAVLGVVLVATPTFLYLSASGQQIQATQQEIQGLQPVRQGLQVLQLMQQHRGLSALVLSGDVGAGARRLNKQNEVEQALTALDGTLRQDQHDPAINSLWRETQDGWQRLTAQLRQGGMSPGASFAAHTRLTGQMLQLSDLLQQDYGLSFEPQADGYYLIDAALNQAPKLSELFGQARALGSGLLTRRTASPEERIEIRVLLDRAQEHYLSLNSAVANATRLDARLADVLDAPGKAALDSANQAIELAKAQLIVAQQLDYSATEYFAVFTKAVDAQFQLNEAAVVQLEQLLVARADRLTHTRYLLGGAIVLLSLLGAYINLLITRALLRQLGGEPDYAASILNQIAAGDLAVPIRLRAGDRVSLLFAMKDMRDHLGDIVGDVRTGANAIATASAQISAGNLDLSARTEQQASALTQTAATTEQITSTVRQNADHARQANTLAAAAAHTASQGGVIVSQLVDTMHDINQRSEQVVDIISVIDSIAFQTNILALNAAVEAARAGEQGRGFAVVAAEVRALAQRSASAAKEIKGLIDTSVQATARGNEQAAHAGDTMQGIVDDIHRVTDIMSEIDSASREQATGIEEINQAVTQMDDVTRQNASLVEESVAAAASLKEQAETLAELVSVFRVPADRDSLPQRDRPISLSLGFQAG; encoded by the coding sequence ATGCTTACATCCTCCATACAGTCTTCAGGCAAGACGATCGGGCGAGTTGACGCCTTTCTGAATCGGCTGCGTTTATGGCAGAAATTCTCCATCCTGGCTGTGCTGGGGGTGGTGCTTGTGGCCACTCCCACCTTTCTGTATCTCAGCGCATCGGGCCAGCAGATCCAGGCAACTCAGCAGGAAATACAGGGCTTGCAGCCCGTGCGCCAGGGCTTGCAGGTACTGCAACTGATGCAGCAGCACCGGGGTTTGTCGGCGTTGGTGCTGAGTGGTGATGTCGGGGCGGGTGCCCGGCGGCTGAATAAGCAAAACGAAGTCGAACAGGCCCTGACTGCCTTGGATGGAACTTTGCGTCAGGATCAGCATGATCCTGCCATCAATAGCCTTTGGCGGGAAACTCAGGATGGCTGGCAGCGCCTGACTGCCCAACTGCGCCAAGGAGGCATGAGTCCGGGGGCCAGTTTTGCCGCCCACACGCGGCTGACTGGCCAGATGCTGCAACTCAGCGACCTCTTGCAGCAAGACTATGGGCTGAGTTTCGAGCCTCAGGCCGATGGTTACTACCTGATCGATGCGGCCCTGAATCAAGCTCCAAAACTATCAGAGCTATTTGGACAGGCGCGCGCCTTGGGGTCCGGGCTGTTGACTCGCCGGACGGCCAGTCCCGAAGAGCGTATCGAGATCCGCGTGTTGCTGGATCGTGCTCAGGAGCATTACCTGAGCCTGAACAGTGCAGTGGCGAATGCGACCCGCCTGGATGCGCGCTTGGCGGATGTGCTGGATGCTCCGGGCAAGGCCGCACTGGATAGTGCCAATCAAGCCATCGAACTTGCCAAGGCGCAGCTGATTGTGGCGCAGCAGCTGGATTATTCGGCCACTGAATATTTTGCGGTCTTCACCAAGGCAGTGGACGCGCAGTTCCAGTTGAATGAGGCTGCCGTGGTGCAGTTGGAACAATTGTTGGTCGCGCGTGCGGATCGTTTGACGCATACCCGGTATTTATTGGGCGGCGCGATTGTGCTGCTTAGTTTGCTGGGTGCCTATATTAATCTGCTGATTACCCGGGCCTTGCTGCGCCAGTTGGGGGGTGAACCCGATTACGCGGCCTCTATCCTGAACCAGATTGCAGCGGGTGACCTGGCGGTGCCGATTCGCTTGCGGGCGGGGGATCGGGTCAGCCTGTTGTTTGCCATGAAGGACATGCGTGATCACTTGGGGGATATCGTGGGCGATGTGCGCACTGGCGCGAATGCGATTGCGACGGCGTCGGCTCAGATTTCGGCAGGTAATCTGGATCTTTCTGCCCGCACCGAGCAGCAAGCCAGCGCATTGACGCAGACGGCAGCCACCACCGAACAGATCACCTCGACGGTGCGTCAGAATGCCGATCATGCCCGGCAGGCCAATACCTTGGCAGCGGCGGCAGCGCATACGGCCTCTCAAGGGGGGGTGATTGTGTCGCAACTGGTCGATACCATGCACGATATCAATCAACGCTCCGAGCAGGTCGTCGATATCATCAGCGTGATCGACAGCATCGCCTTTCAGACCAATATTCTGGCGCTGAATGCTGCTGTCGAGGCCGCCCGTGCCGGTGAACAGGGGCGGGGGTTTGCCGTGGTGGCTGCCGAGGTCCGTGCCTTGGCCCAGCGCAGTGCGTCTGCCGCCAAAGAAATCAAGGGTTTGATTGATACTTCGGTGCAGGCGACGGCACGGGGCAACGAGCAGGCCGCCCATGCTGGAGACACGATGCAGGGCATTGTGGACGATATCCATCGTGTCACCGACATCATGAGCGAAATCGATTCGGCCAGTCGCGAACAGGCCACTGGCATCGAGGAAATCAACCAGGCGGTGACGCAGATGGACGACGTGACGCGCCAGAATGCCAGCCTGGTCGAGGAGTCCGTGGCGGCGGCGGCCAGCCTGAAAGAACAGGCCGAAACTCTGGCGGAGCTGGTCTCGGTCTTTCGGGTGCCGGCAGACAGGGACTCGCTGCCGCAGCGTGATAGGCCCATATCTTTGAGCCTGGGATTTCAGGCGGGATGA
- a CDS encoding PIG-L family deacetylase, with protein sequence MRRQPSFVAYFCLCIGLILSGPSPVQATPAACERGTVLAIVAHPDDDLLFMNPDQSNAIHQGRCVWTVYLTSGDRGSGLPYLLARERGIQAAYAHMAGVANRWITSSWTVMNKPVVRHVLRDQPRIHLLMLRIPDPWLGAGWGSLTPLSLLESTPGTNIRTDAPYEQTYSRNDLVDWLAQLIQAVRPNEVRLMDASIQIPYQKLCWRCRGHDHPDHIASARLVNEAMQEAPGSYHQQAYLGYPSQELPANLSPAAKALKTVTFLRYMANDWRYCPVQARCARPHGPEAAWVWRQYHLPLNKTLKPD encoded by the coding sequence ATGCGCAGACAACCCAGTTTTGTAGCCTATTTCTGTCTGTGCATTGGTCTGATATTGTCAGGCCCTAGCCCAGTCCAAGCGACACCCGCCGCCTGCGAGCGCGGGACGGTACTGGCCATCGTGGCCCACCCAGATGACGATCTGCTGTTCATGAACCCGGATCAATCCAACGCCATCCACCAAGGTCGCTGCGTCTGGACGGTATACCTGACCTCAGGCGATCGTGGCAGCGGTCTGCCTTATTTATTGGCCCGCGAACGCGGCATCCAGGCCGCCTATGCCCATATGGCAGGGGTCGCCAATCGCTGGATCACCAGCAGCTGGACGGTGATGAACAAGCCTGTCGTGCGTCACGTTCTGCGGGATCAACCGCGCATCCACTTGTTGATGCTGCGTATCCCCGACCCCTGGCTGGGCGCCGGCTGGGGTAGCCTGACGCCACTAAGCCTGTTGGAATCGACTCCCGGCACCAATATCCGCACGGATGCGCCCTATGAGCAAACTTACAGCCGGAATGATCTGGTCGATTGGCTGGCGCAGCTTATCCAGGCAGTGCGACCCAACGAGGTCCGCCTGATGGATGCCTCCATCCAGATTCCATACCAAAAACTATGTTGGCGCTGTCGTGGCCACGACCACCCGGATCATATCGCCAGTGCTCGCCTGGTCAACGAAGCCATGCAAGAAGCGCCCGGCTCCTATCACCAACAAGCCTATCTGGGTTATCCAAGCCAGGAGCTGCCCGCCAACCTGTCCCCTGCAGCCAAAGCGCTCAAGACTGTGACTTTCTTGCGCTATATGGCCAACGACTGGCGTTATTGCCCTGTTCAGGCCCGATGTGCGCGGCCCCATGGCCCCGAAGCCGCGTGGGTCTGGCGCCAATATCACCTGCCTTTAAACAAGACATTGAAACCGGACTGA
- the trmD gene encoding tRNA (guanosine(37)-N1)-methyltransferase TrmD: protein MRFDLITLFPDMCAALREHGVSGRAHQRGLWTLHAWNPRDFTHDAHRTVDDRPFGGGPGMVMMAEPLALAVQAIRADRLQAGVDSPDQVAPVVLLSPAGQVHHQAQARGWAGGTGAILVCGRYEGIDQRFIDHYVDQQVSLGDFVLSGGELAALVLIDSVVRLLPGVLHDAESAEQDSFNPALTGLLDSPHYTRPEVWRDQVVPETLLSGHHARIQAWRRQQSLHLTQAERPDLVEQARAAGGLSRQDEACLDALDKAR, encoded by the coding sequence ATGCGTTTTGATCTGATTACCCTGTTTCCCGACATGTGTGCCGCGCTGCGTGAGCACGGGGTCAGCGGCCGCGCCCATCAACGCGGCCTGTGGACGCTGCACGCCTGGAATCCACGCGATTTCACCCATGATGCGCATCGCACCGTGGATGATCGGCCTTTTGGCGGTGGGCCAGGCATGGTCATGATGGCTGAGCCCCTGGCGCTGGCTGTTCAGGCGATCCGTGCCGATCGACTACAGGCAGGGGTGGATTCACCGGATCAGGTAGCGCCGGTGGTGTTGCTCTCGCCTGCGGGCCAGGTCCATCATCAGGCCCAGGCGCGTGGCTGGGCGGGGGGAACGGGGGCGATCCTGGTGTGTGGCCGCTACGAAGGCATAGATCAGCGCTTTATTGATCATTATGTGGATCAGCAAGTGTCCTTGGGGGATTTTGTGCTCTCGGGGGGGGAGCTTGCCGCCCTGGTGCTGATCGACAGCGTGGTGCGGCTGCTGCCCGGGGTGCTGCACGACGCTGAGTCTGCTGAGCAGGATTCCTTTAATCCTGCCCTGACGGGACTGCTGGATAGTCCGCACTACACGCGGCCCGAAGTCTGGCGGGATCAGGTCGTGCCGGAGACCTTGCTCTCTGGTCATCATGCCCGTATTCAGGCCTGGCGTCGTCAGCAATCCTTGCATCTGACCCAGGCCGAGCGGCCTGATCTGGTCGAGCAGGCGCGTGCGGCAGGCGGACTCAGCCGCCAGGATGAAGCCTGTCTGGATGCGCTGGATAAGGCCCGCTGA
- the rimM gene encoding ribosome maturation factor RimM (Essential for efficient processing of 16S rRNA) translates to MSLHSSSGTTPDDLVEVGRVTGAHGVRGWVKIQPYSPQAEALRHAPVWWLKAPDSLSGSGALWRQDGVQVTECRFGGQFLLAQLQGTADRDAAETLRGHSVWVPRAAFPAADDDEYYWIDLLGCDVYAQAADGRSVLLGQVAQVLDNGAHAVLQVHCGEYVSPDEFQARLDAKQRPVQVLVPFVAAHVLQVDMPNRRIDSNWPIEF, encoded by the coding sequence ATGAGTCTCCATTCCTCGTCTGGCACCACGCCGGACGATCTGGTCGAGGTCGGTCGGGTGACGGGCGCCCACGGGGTGCGTGGTTGGGTCAAGATTCAGCCATATTCCCCTCAGGCCGAAGCTTTGCGTCATGCGCCTGTCTGGTGGCTGAAAGCGCCGGATTCCCTCTCGGGGTCTGGCGCCTTGTGGCGCCAGGATGGTGTCCAGGTGACAGAGTGTCGCTTTGGGGGGCAGTTTTTGCTGGCCCAGCTGCAGGGCACCGCTGATCGTGATGCGGCAGAGACTCTGCGCGGGCACAGCGTGTGGGTGCCAAGAGCAGCCTTTCCTGCGGCCGACGACGACGAATACTATTGGATCGATCTGCTTGGCTGTGATGTTTATGCCCAGGCAGCCGATGGCCGTTCTGTGCTGTTGGGGCAGGTGGCCCAGGTGCTGGACAATGGCGCCCATGCGGTGCTGCAGGTGCATTGTGGCGAATATGTATCACCGGACGAATTTCAGGCTCGTCTGGATGCAAAGCAGCGTCCCGTGCAGGTTCTGGTGCCCTTTGTGGCGGCGCATGTGTTGCAGGTCGATATGCCAAATCGGCGTATTGACAGCAACTGGCCCATCGAATTCTGA
- the rpsP gene encoding 30S ribosomal protein S16, translated as MVVIRLARGGSKKRPFYNVVAADSRNRRDGRFIERVGFYNPLAGESQESLRLSLDRVQHWVSNGAQLSGTVDRLVKEYTAKVATAA; from the coding sequence ATGGTTGTGATTCGTCTGGCCCGCGGCGGCTCGAAGAAGCGTCCCTTCTACAATGTCGTTGCTGCCGATTCGCGCAATCGCCGCGATGGCCGTTTTATCGAACGCGTGGGGTTTTATAACCCGCTCGCCGGCGAGAGCCAGGAAAGCCTGCGTCTGTCTCTGGATCGCGTGCAGCATTGGGTTTCCAATGGCGCCCAGCTGTCCGGTACGGTAGACCGTCTGGTCAAGGAATACACCGCCAAGGTCGCCACAGCTGCCTGA
- a CDS encoding sulfurtransferase TusA family protein, which translates to MPMELPQADQEIDAQGLNCPLPILRTKKALAQMQSGQVLAVLTTDAHAGRDFQAFCQQTGNILLAQQPRDDAVLVHYVRRR; encoded by the coding sequence ATGCCTATGGAATTACCTCAGGCGGATCAGGAAATCGACGCGCAGGGTTTAAACTGTCCCTTGCCTATTCTGCGTACCAAGAAAGCCCTGGCCCAGATGCAAAGCGGCCAGGTGCTGGCGGTGCTGACTACCGATGCGCACGCTGGCCGTGATTTCCAGGCCTTTTGCCAGCAGACCGGAAACATTCTGCTGGCCCAGCAGCCGCGAGACGATGCGGTGTTGGTGCATTATGTGCGCAGACGGTAG
- the alaS gene encoding alanine--tRNA ligase: MKTSEIRQKFLSFFESKGHQVVPSSPLVPGNDPTLLFTNAGMVQFKDVFTGKDKRPYHRATTSQRCVRAGGKHNDLENVGYTARHHTFFEMLGNFSFGDYFKQDAIIYAWTLLTEVYGLPKEKLWVTVYHEDDEAYDIWAQQVGVPTERIIRIGDNKGARYASDNFWQMADTGPCGPCSEIFYDHGPEIWGGPPGSPEEDGDRYIEIWNLVFMQFERDAQGTMHPLPKPCVDTGMGLERIAAVLQHVHSNYEIDLFQSLIHAAARETGTADLSDNSLKVIADHIRACSFLVVDGVIPGNEGRGYVLRRIIRRALRHGHKLGQKGVFFYRLVADLVAQMGEAYPELAQQQARVEQVLRQEEERFGETLENGMRILESALADLADGQPLDGQTLFTLYDTYGFPVDLTADICRERKIQVDLDGFEAAMTHQREQARAAGKFKAVADLSYAGVDTQFDGYEHLDGQATITALYVEGTSVPSIAQGQEAVVVLDATPFYAESGGQVGDTGLIFLAGVRFQVADTQKIQRTVSGHHGTLLEGALSVGDAVQTRVDAARRVDIMRNHSATHLMHKALRQVLGEHVQQRGSLVDPDKTRFDFAHDAPMTSEQITQVEAIVNDEILANQAVRTQHLSYDEAVAGGAMALFGEKYGDVVRVLDIGFSRELCGGTHVARTGDIGLFKIVAEGGVAAGIRRVEAITGRPALAWVQGTQDMLAHAASLLKTQPTGVPERIHALQQQTRHLERDLQRLQDKLAAAAGSDLASQAIQVGGVNLLATRLNGVDPKALRGMVDQLKSKLSNAVILLATVTDDRISLVAGVSPELTARVKAGDLLSAVATQVGGKGGGRPDMAMGGGTDVAALDGAVASVSVWLADRLKAA; this comes from the coding sequence ATGAAAACCTCCGAAATCCGTCAGAAATTCCTATCCTTCTTTGAATCCAAGGGGCATCAGGTCGTGCCGTCGTCGCCGTTGGTGCCGGGTAACGATCCCACCTTGCTGTTCACCAATGCTGGCATGGTGCAGTTCAAAGACGTCTTTACGGGTAAAGACAAGCGACCCTATCATCGTGCGACCACCTCGCAGCGCTGTGTGCGCGCAGGGGGTAAGCACAACGATCTGGAAAATGTGGGTTATACCGCACGGCACCACACATTTTTCGAGATGCTGGGCAATTTCAGCTTTGGTGATTATTTCAAGCAAGACGCCATTATCTATGCCTGGACATTGCTGACCGAGGTCTATGGCTTGCCCAAGGAAAAGCTTTGGGTCACGGTCTACCACGAGGACGACGAGGCCTACGACATCTGGGCCCAGCAGGTGGGGGTGCCTACCGAACGCATTATCCGCATCGGCGACAACAAGGGTGCGCGCTATGCTTCGGATAATTTCTGGCAGATGGCCGATACCGGGCCCTGTGGGCCTTGTTCCGAGATCTTCTACGACCATGGTCCCGAAATCTGGGGTGGTCCTCCGGGCTCGCCTGAAGAAGATGGCGATCGCTACATCGAGATCTGGAACCTGGTGTTCATGCAGTTCGAGCGCGATGCCCAGGGCACCATGCATCCGCTGCCCAAGCCCTGTGTGGACACAGGGATGGGATTGGAACGCATTGCCGCCGTGCTGCAGCACGTGCACTCCAACTACGAAATCGATCTGTTCCAGAGCCTGATTCATGCGGCGGCCCGCGAGACGGGTACCGCCGACCTGTCCGATAATTCCTTGAAGGTCATTGCAGACCATATCCGGGCGTGCAGTTTTCTGGTGGTGGATGGCGTCATTCCGGGTAACGAAGGCCGAGGTTATGTGCTGCGCCGCATTATCCGTCGTGCCTTGCGTCATGGGCATAAACTGGGCCAGAAGGGCGTGTTCTTCTACCGTTTGGTGGCGGACCTGGTGGCCCAGATGGGCGAGGCCTACCCAGAGCTTGCCCAGCAGCAGGCCCGTGTCGAGCAAGTCTTGCGTCAAGAAGAAGAACGCTTTGGCGAGACCTTGGAAAACGGCATGCGTATACTGGAATCCGCGCTGGCGGATCTGGCCGATGGCCAGCCACTGGATGGCCAGACGCTATTTACTTTGTATGACACCTATGGCTTTCCGGTGGACCTGACGGCCGATATTTGTCGCGAGCGCAAGATTCAGGTCGATCTGGATGGCTTCGAAGCCGCCATGACGCATCAGCGTGAGCAGGCCCGTGCCGCCGGCAAATTCAAGGCCGTCGCCGACTTGAGCTACGCTGGGGTCGACACACAGTTTGATGGCTACGAACATCTGGATGGCCAGGCGACGATTACCGCGCTATACGTGGAAGGCACATCAGTGCCGTCCATTGCCCAGGGGCAAGAAGCCGTGGTGGTGTTGGATGCCACGCCTTTTTATGCCGAATCCGGTGGCCAAGTTGGCGATACCGGCCTGATTTTTCTGGCAGGTGTGCGTTTTCAGGTGGCTGATACCCAGAAAATCCAGCGCACTGTGTCTGGCCACCATGGCACTTTGCTGGAAGGCGCTTTGTCAGTGGGCGACGCGGTGCAGACGCGGGTGGATGCGGCGCGCCGCGTCGATATCATGCGCAATCACTCGGCCACGCATTTGATGCACAAGGCCTTGCGCCAGGTGTTGGGTGAGCACGTGCAGCAGCGTGGTTCTTTGGTGGACCCCGACAAGACGCGTTTTGACTTTGCGCATGACGCCCCCATGACAAGCGAACAAATCACCCAGGTCGAAGCCATCGTCAATGATGAAATCCTGGCCAATCAGGCGGTTCGCACGCAGCATCTCAGCTATGACGAGGCCGTGGCCGGGGGCGCCATGGCGCTGTTTGGCGAAAAATATGGCGATGTCGTGCGGGTGCTGGATATTGGCTTTTCGCGCGAATTGTGTGGGGGTACGCACGTCGCCCGCACGGGGGATATCGGCCTGTTCAAGATTGTTGCCGAGGGCGGCGTGGCCGCAGGCATCCGCCGTGTCGAAGCCATCACCGGGCGTCCTGCGCTGGCCTGGGTCCAAGGCACTCAGGACATGCTGGCGCATGCCGCCAGCCTGCTCAAGACCCAGCCGACCGGAGTGCCCGAGCGCATCCATGCCTTGCAGCAGCAGACACGCCACCTAGAGCGCGATTTGCAGCGTCTGCAGGATAAGCTCGCCGCCGCCGCAGGGTCCGATCTGGCGTCGCAGGCAATTCAGGTGGGGGGGGTCAATCTTTTGGCCACCCGCTTGAATGGGGTTGATCCCAAGGCTTTGCGCGGCATGGTCGATCAGTTGAAGTCCAAGCTCTCCAATGCGGTCATCCTGTTGGCGACGGTCACCGATGATCGCATCAGCTTGGTGGCGGGTGTCAGTCCTGAACTGACTGCGCGCGTCAAGGCAGGTGATTTGCTCAGTGCGGTTGCCACGCAGGTGGGCGGCAAGGGTGGTGGGCGGCCCGATATGGCCATGGGCGGCGGCACTGATGTCGCCGCGCTGGACGGTGCCGTGGCATCGGTATCGGTCTGGCTGGCGGATCGCCTGAAGGCTGCCTGA
- a CDS encoding hemerythrin domain-containing protein, with protein MNIDRFKNHHTEILSGIAVLRKLAHQGVADYAIDIAQELKALSQVVTQHLAIEDRILYPSLERSGDGRMAQMSRTYQNDMQGIATSFINFSRRWSNIALLQKNPDGFRDEANQVLKNVHTRMVRENHEFYPAIESM; from the coding sequence ATGAATATCGACCGCTTCAAAAATCATCACACCGAAATCCTCAGTGGCATTGCTGTCTTGCGCAAGTTAGCGCATCAGGGGGTTGCTGACTATGCAATCGATATCGCCCAGGAACTCAAGGCCTTGTCGCAGGTGGTCACGCAGCACCTGGCCATCGAAGATCGCATTCTCTATCCTTCGCTAGAGCGCAGTGGCGATGGCCGCATGGCCCAAATGAGCCGTACCTACCAAAACGACATGCAGGGTATTGCCACGTCCTTCATCAATTTTTCGCGCCGCTGGAGCAACATCGCTTTATTGCAGAAAAACCCGGATGGTTTCCGGGACGAGGCCAATCAGGTCTTGAAAAATGTACACACGCGCATGGTGCGCGAAAACCACGAGTTTTACCCCGCCATCGAGTCGATGTAG
- a CDS encoding RNA polymerase sigma factor FliA, whose amino-acid sequence MPLSEDQLIAQYAPLVRRQALGLIGRLPANVELDDLMQAGMMGLLDAVRRYQQQADAQFETYAITRIRGAMLDELRSQDWLPRSVRTKSRAIETAVRALHHQLMRAPTDSEIADEMGLDLAQYHLMLDDAQGMQVLMVEDLAAHREGTDGGAMLDLIAGDAGANPLDWLMRDGLRHALIQAIQNLPEREQLLLSLQFEQDLNQKEIAVVLQVTEGRVSQLRSQAVARIRAWLSSHAWEPEAGETDYENLL is encoded by the coding sequence ATGCCCCTGTCCGAGGATCAGCTGATTGCCCAATATGCGCCCCTGGTGCGTCGTCAGGCATTAGGCCTGATTGGCCGCTTGCCGGCTAATGTAGAGCTTGATGATTTGATGCAGGCTGGCATGATGGGGCTGCTCGATGCCGTGCGCCGCTATCAGCAGCAGGCTGATGCGCAGTTCGAAACCTATGCCATCACCCGCATTCGGGGGGCCATGTTGGATGAATTGCGCAGTCAGGATTGGTTGCCGCGCAGTGTGCGCACTAAGTCCCGCGCCATCGAGACCGCTGTCCGTGCCCTGCACCATCAGTTGATGAGAGCCCCGACAGATAGCGAAATCGCCGACGAGATGGGGTTGGATCTGGCGCAATATCATTTGATGCTGGATGATGCCCAGGGGATGCAAGTATTGATGGTCGAAGACCTGGCCGCACACCGTGAGGGCACCGATGGTGGGGCCATGCTGGATTTGATTGCGGGGGATGCCGGAGCCAATCCGCTGGACTGGCTGATGCGCGATGGCTTGCGCCATGCCCTGATTCAGGCAATTCAGAATCTTCCCGAGCGCGAGCAGCTATTGCTGTCCTTGCAGTTCGAACAGGATCTGAACCAAAAAGAAATCGCTGTGGTCTTGCAGGTCACCGAGGGGCGGGTGTCCCAGTTGCGCTCCCAGGCAGTCGCGCGTATCCGCGCCTGGTTGTCCAGCCATGCCTGGGAGCCCGAGGCAGGTGAGACCGATTATGAAAACCTGCTTTGA
- a CDS encoding flagellar protein FlaG yields MIHSIGNQLSPASLGLPVVTTDRATGTQVEPAVQVTPAEDARAIASRQARQQDAALQSNPQSSLEKALESVNDSLKAWSTGVRFEMDKDAQQLVVSIVDNVSGDVIKTIPSEAMLRIAKMIVQLQGAGVDTQA; encoded by the coding sequence ATGATTCACTCCATTGGCAATCAGCTCTCCCCGGCCAGCCTGGGTTTGCCCGTCGTGACGACAGACCGCGCTACGGGCACCCAAGTAGAACCCGCCGTTCAAGTCACCCCGGCTGAAGACGCCCGCGCCATCGCCTCCCGGCAGGCCCGACAACAAGATGCAGCACTCCAATCCAACCCCCAGTCCTCGCTGGAAAAGGCCTTGGAATCAGTGAACGACAGCCTGAAAGCCTGGTCCACCGGGGTGCGCTTCGAAATGGACAAAGACGCCCAGCAACTGGTGGTCTCTATCGTAGACAACGTCAGTGGCGACGTCATCAAGACGATCCCCTCCGAGGCCATGCTGCGCATCGCAAAAATGATCGTGCAACTACAAGGGGCTGGTGTCGACACCCAGGCCTGA